A genomic window from Macaca mulatta isolate MMU2019108-1 chromosome 19, T2T-MMU8v2.0, whole genome shotgun sequence includes:
- the MISP3 gene encoding uncharacterized protein MISP3 isoform X1, whose product METPIEREIRRSCEREASLRRSRGLSPGRAGRELVELRVRPVLNLPGPGPALPRALERARAGAQMQRDIERDAHRQAALARPAAPEPRAGSPPQPLGELKRFFEAAAGSGSSAGAGGGAGLQRLPEPGGRPRSAVQGGCPVLGSSPPPFTPSLLEQEVRAVREREQELQRQRRSVYGTAEFKEPTPSLTASRGDGKLAVMWPPRRKASENGLEQSPIGKLTTTHNSGSETAQPFSAKQTELLSPLTVKRAGVTAAAAPLPPPPIKPLLSGHCSLFFSGSSSSGVGREHGGPREARENPKRCGPECGNAPLPPCSGAARLPHTTRHGLAQVLPPPGGSRAKCGAWTEFTPSCFQASSSTFIGANGVPCAGHWLDRGDKRLFLPWERKQ is encoded by the exons ATGGAGACGCCCATCGAGCGCGAAATCCGCCGCAGCTGCGAACGCGAGGCGAGCCTGCGCCGGAGCCGGGGCCTGAGCCCGGGCCGCGCGGGCCGCGAACTCGTCGAGCTGCGCGTGCGGCCGGTGCTCAACCTGCCGGGTCCTGGCCCCGCGCTCCCGCGCGCCCTGGAGCGGGCGCGGGCGGGCGCGCAGATGCAGCGGGACATCGAGCGGGATGCCCACCGGCAGGCGGCGCTGGCGCGCCCCGCGGCCCCCGAGCCGCGCGCCGGGTCGCCGCCGCAGCCGCTGGGCGAACTCAAGCGCTTCTTCGAGGCCGCAGCGGGGAGCGGCTCCTCGGCGGGGGCAGGGGGCGGCGCGGGCCTGCAGAGGCTGCCAGAACCCGGGGGACGGCCGCGCTCTGCCGTGCAGGGCGGGTGCCCGGTGCTGGGCAGCTCCCCGCCGCCTTTCACTCCGTCACTGCTGGAGCAGGAGGTGCGCGCGGTGCGCGAGCGCGAGCAGGAGCTGCAGCGCCAGCGGCGCAGCGTCTATGGCACCGCGGAGTTCAAGGAGCCTACGCCGAGCCTCACCG CGAGCAGGGGCGACGGAAAGTTGGCGGTGATGTGGCCCCCCCGCAGAAAGGCCTCGGAGAACGGCCTGGAGCAG TCCCCCATTGGGAAACTGACCACCACCCACAACTCCGGCAGTGAAACTGCCCAGCCCTTCTCTGCCAAGCAAACTGAACTACTCTCTCCCTTGACTGTTAAGAGGGCCGGAGTTACCGCCGCGGCTGCCCCActacccccacccccaataaAGCCTCTTCTTTCAGGGCACTGCAGCCTATTTTTTTCTGGGTCCTCTTCGTCTGGGGTGGGGCGGGAGCACGGCGGGCCGAGGGAGGCCCGAGAAAACCCCAAGAGGTGCGGGCCAGAATGCGGGAATGCGCCCTTACCGCCCTGTTCTGGGGCTGCCCGCCTCCCCCACACGACCAGACACGGCCTGGCCCAGGTCCTACCGCCCCCTGGCGGCTCGAGGGCAAAATGTGGCGCGTGGACCGAATTCACACCCTCTTGTTTCCAGGCTTCCTCCTCAACATTTATTGGTGCTAACGGTGTGCCCTGCGCTGGGCACTGGCTAGACAGAGGTGATAAGAGGCTGTTCCTACCCTGGGAACGTAAACAAtag
- the MISP3 gene encoding uncharacterized protein MISP3 isoform X3 — METPIEREIRRSCEREASLRRSRGLSPGRAGRELVELRVRPVLNLPGPGPALPRALERARAGAQMQRDIERDAHRQAALARPAAPEPRAGSPPQPLGELKRFFEAAAGSGSSAGAGGGAGLQRLPEPGGRPRSAVQGGCPVLGSSPPPFTPSLLEQEVRAVREREQELQRQRRSVYGTAEFKEPTPSLTASRGDGKLAVMWPPRRKASENGLEQERKP; from the exons ATGGAGACGCCCATCGAGCGCGAAATCCGCCGCAGCTGCGAACGCGAGGCGAGCCTGCGCCGGAGCCGGGGCCTGAGCCCGGGCCGCGCGGGCCGCGAACTCGTCGAGCTGCGCGTGCGGCCGGTGCTCAACCTGCCGGGTCCTGGCCCCGCGCTCCCGCGCGCCCTGGAGCGGGCGCGGGCGGGCGCGCAGATGCAGCGGGACATCGAGCGGGATGCCCACCGGCAGGCGGCGCTGGCGCGCCCCGCGGCCCCCGAGCCGCGCGCCGGGTCGCCGCCGCAGCCGCTGGGCGAACTCAAGCGCTTCTTCGAGGCCGCAGCGGGGAGCGGCTCCTCGGCGGGGGCAGGGGGCGGCGCGGGCCTGCAGAGGCTGCCAGAACCCGGGGGACGGCCGCGCTCTGCCGTGCAGGGCGGGTGCCCGGTGCTGGGCAGCTCCCCGCCGCCTTTCACTCCGTCACTGCTGGAGCAGGAGGTGCGCGCGGTGCGCGAGCGCGAGCAGGAGCTGCAGCGCCAGCGGCGCAGCGTCTATGGCACCGCGGAGTTCAAGGAGCCTACGCCGAGCCTCACCG CGAGCAGGGGCGACGGAAAGTTGGCGGTGATGTGGCCCCCCCGCAGAAAGGCCTCGGAGAACGGCCTGGAGCAG GAGCGCAAACCTTGA
- the MISP3 gene encoding uncharacterized protein MISP3 isoform X2 — METPIEREIRRSCEREASLRRSRGLSPGRAGRELVELRVRPVLNLPGPGPALPRALERARAGAQMQRDIERDAHRQAALARPAAPEPRAGSPPQPLGELKRFFEAAAGSGSSAGAGGGAGLQRLPEPGGRPRSAVQGGCPVLGSSPPPFTPSLLEQEVRAVREREQELQRQRRSVYGTAEFKEPTPSLTASRGDGKLAVMWPPRRKASENGLEQEERKP; from the exons ATGGAGACGCCCATCGAGCGCGAAATCCGCCGCAGCTGCGAACGCGAGGCGAGCCTGCGCCGGAGCCGGGGCCTGAGCCCGGGCCGCGCGGGCCGCGAACTCGTCGAGCTGCGCGTGCGGCCGGTGCTCAACCTGCCGGGTCCTGGCCCCGCGCTCCCGCGCGCCCTGGAGCGGGCGCGGGCGGGCGCGCAGATGCAGCGGGACATCGAGCGGGATGCCCACCGGCAGGCGGCGCTGGCGCGCCCCGCGGCCCCCGAGCCGCGCGCCGGGTCGCCGCCGCAGCCGCTGGGCGAACTCAAGCGCTTCTTCGAGGCCGCAGCGGGGAGCGGCTCCTCGGCGGGGGCAGGGGGCGGCGCGGGCCTGCAGAGGCTGCCAGAACCCGGGGGACGGCCGCGCTCTGCCGTGCAGGGCGGGTGCCCGGTGCTGGGCAGCTCCCCGCCGCCTTTCACTCCGTCACTGCTGGAGCAGGAGGTGCGCGCGGTGCGCGAGCGCGAGCAGGAGCTGCAGCGCCAGCGGCGCAGCGTCTATGGCACCGCGGAGTTCAAGGAGCCTACGCCGAGCCTCACCG CGAGCAGGGGCGACGGAAAGTTGGCGGTGATGTGGCCCCCCCGCAGAAAGGCCTCGGAGAACGGCCTGGAGCAG GAGGAGCGCAAACCTTGA